Genomic segment of Synergistaceae bacterium DZ-S4:
GATGGAGTCGGGGTCACTCAGAGTGGATGTCAATGTATCGCTCAGAAATGGCGACGGGAGCCTCGGGACGAGGGTGGAGATCAAGAACGTGAACTCTCTCAGGTCAATCGAGCGCGCTCTTGAGTACGAGATAGCGAGGCAGAACAAGGTCCTTGACGAAGGAGGGCGTCTTGTCCAGGAGACCCGTCTCTGGGATGACGTCGCAGGCGTAACGAGGTCTATGCGGAGCAAAGAGGGGGAGCGTGACTATAGGTATTATGTGGAGATGGATCTTGCTCCGATCTCAGCCGGTCCTGAATACGTTGAGGAGATAAAAAAGAGCCTTCCTGAGATGCCGCGGGAAAAACGCGAAAGGTTCATCAGCGATTATTCACTCTCTCAAGAGGAGGCCGGGCAGCTTACGGAACAAAAGGAGACTGCCGACTACTTTGAAGGATGCGTCTCCGCCGGCGCCCCGGCCGCTAAATGCGCGAACTGGATGCGCATGGAGGTGCAGCGGCTGCTCCGTGAGAAGGACCTGCTGATAGAGAACTTCCCCGTTCATGCTTCGGAGCTCGGGAAACTTATTATCAGAGTGGAAAAGAAGGAACTTTCCAACACCCAGGCCAAGGATGTTCTTGCGGTCATGGCCGAAAAGGGGCTGCCCATCAATGAAGCGATCAAGGCATGCGGAGTCTCCGGAGGCAAGGTCACGGGCCTTGCTCTTGAAGAGATCATCAAAAAGGTCTTCGCAGGCGAACCTGAGGCTGTGAAAACAGTGCGGGCAGGAAATGACAGGAAGGGCGCAAAGGTGAAATTCCTCCAGGGGCTTGTAATGAGAGAGACCAGAGGATCAGCAGACCCTGCTGAGGTGGCTTCTCTTGTGAATTCTATGCTTGAATAAGCGTTCGGGGGTGAAGGGGCAGTTCTCTTCACCTCTTTATTTATACAGGCAAAGATTGACTTAAAGGTGCCTCAAAGGTTATCATCAATAGGTTGTGATGAATTATGGAGCACCCTGTAACCATGAAAAAACATATTCAGCTTCATCAGTCAGAAGGAGTGAAATAAATGGGGACACGTAAACCTGAGGATATTCGCAGCATTGCTCTGATTTCGCACGGAGGAGCAGGAAAGACATCGCTTAACGAGGCATTTCTTTACGATGCCGGCCTTATTTCAAGGATGGGCAGGATCGAAGACAAGAACACAGTCTCAGACTTTGATTCAGAGGAACAGAAGCGCGGAATTTCAATAAGTACTTCTCTTGCGACTGTTCCATACAAAAATAAAACCATTTATGTCCTCGACACCCCGGGCTTTGCAGACTTCGTCGGAGAGCAGCGCTGCGCGATGAGAGTCTCAGACGGCGCACTCGTCCTTGTAAACGCCACTGCCGGCGTAGAGGTCCAGACTCAGAGCGTGTGGGCTTTTGCAGAGAATTTTGAAACCCCCGCTATCTTTTTCATTAGCAAGCTTGACCGCGAAAACGCCGATTTTGACAGCGTGGTCAGCGATATACAGGAAAACATCTCCGACAGGGCGGTACCGCTCTATCTTCCTATAGGGAGCGAGCTTAACTTCAAAGGGCTGGTAAACGTACTTACCGGAAAATCATATATGTACAAGGGCGACGGAAGCAAGGACTTTACGGAAGGCGATGTTCCTGCCGACATGGCCGACGCAGTTTCCTCAGCCCGCGAAACACTGGTTGAGAGGGCAGTTGAAGCGGACGATGAGATGATGATGCGCTACCTTGATGGGGAGGAGATCTCAGTTGATGAACTGCAGGGAGTCCTTCGCAAAGCCGTCTGCTCCAGGTCCATATTCCCGATAATTCCCGGATCAGGTACGGGCAACATCGGAGTTTATCAGGTTATGGACATGGTAGCCGACTACATGCCATCGCCGAAGGACATGCTCAACAGGGCCGCACTTAGGGGAGAAGAGGCCGTTAAGATCGCTCCCGATGAAAAGGGACCTTTCCTTG
This window contains:
- the gatB gene encoding Asp-tRNA(Asn)/Glu-tRNA(Gln) amidotransferase subunit GatB, whose amino-acid sequence is MREPVIGLEIHLQLKTKTKLFCSCSSDYIGATPNTNVCPVCLAIPGTLPILNDRAVELAVRIGLGLHCSINDNTRFHRKHYFYADLPKAYQITQYEHPIAVRGYVDIFTGGKEKRIRVHHLHLEEDAGKLVHPTSDGRLTGASYSLVDYNRGGMPLSEIVSEPDMNSAEEVLAYIMQIRQLARYLEVSDGEMESGSLRVDVNVSLRNGDGSLGTRVEIKNVNSLRSIERALEYEIARQNKVLDEGGRLVQETRLWDDVAGVTRSMRSKEGERDYRYYVEMDLAPISAGPEYVEEIKKSLPEMPREKRERFISDYSLSQEEAGQLTEQKETADYFEGCVSAGAPAAKCANWMRMEVQRLLREKDLLIENFPVHASELGKLIIRVEKKELSNTQAKDVLAVMAEKGLPINEAIKACGVSGGKVTGLALEEIIKKVFAGEPEAVKTVRAGNDRKGAKVKFLQGLVMRETRGSADPAEVASLVNSMLE